The Desulfatiglans anilini DSM 4660 genome window below encodes:
- the ptsP gene encoding phosphoenolpyruvate--protein phosphotransferase: MNQCIEGLALSPGIGMGPVFRLRHLMFEVSGRKLEPEEAALELGRLEAACREVAAVLHGMEDSAAREALLAMLESPLFHGSITDRIQSGRTAADAVVQTVNDLAVIFGELPDPVLRARAGQAEEVGRHLFRQLHGLPIPLFRSGSPVVIVTDEMSAFDATRLQPGLVAGIVCERGGVTSHLAIIIKQIGIPAVSGIHGALGRFEDGELCICDGEKGVVLAAPDENALQAVRDRLAGISADRAGLAALAARRTATRDGKPIGLWGNIAGPADIQAILDAGGTGVGMFRTEFVFVGDEAPSEERQAYIYEDILSRVPGPVVMRTLEAGGDKTIPYLAGEAEENPNLGWQGLRMCLDIPDLFLTQLRAMIRASRAGELWIMFPFVSALWELRECRRLVAEADAAVRRDGVRPGDYKVGIMVEVPSAAVMAKEYLRDFDFCSIGTNDLTQFTLAADRMNPKVARWYDPFHPAVLRLIALTAHAAERAGKPIGMAGDMASNPLAIPVLIGLGFSSLSATAPRIPEVKKTILTVDSEEARHLARSVLALEDADQVKACLRGEAVKGARDAASSGADAPPAQSR; this comes from the coding sequence GTGAATCAGTGCATAGAGGGGTTGGCCCTTTCGCCGGGGATCGGCATGGGGCCGGTGTTCCGGCTTCGGCATCTGATGTTCGAGGTCAGCGGCCGGAAACTCGAACCGGAAGAGGCGGCCTTGGAACTCGGGCGCCTCGAGGCCGCCTGCCGGGAGGTCGCGGCGGTGCTTCATGGGATGGAAGACAGTGCTGCAAGGGAGGCGCTCCTGGCCATGCTGGAGAGCCCGCTTTTCCACGGGAGCATCACGGACCGGATCCAATCCGGCCGGACGGCGGCGGACGCCGTCGTGCAGACTGTAAACGACCTCGCGGTCATCTTCGGCGAACTTCCGGATCCCGTCCTGCGCGCCAGGGCAGGGCAGGCCGAGGAGGTCGGCAGGCATCTTTTCCGGCAACTGCACGGTCTTCCGATCCCCCTTTTCCGATCCGGCTCGCCGGTGGTCATCGTGACCGACGAGATGAGCGCTTTCGACGCCACTCGTCTCCAGCCGGGCCTCGTGGCGGGGATCGTCTGCGAACGGGGCGGCGTCACAAGCCATCTGGCCATTATCATCAAGCAGATCGGCATACCGGCCGTCTCCGGCATCCACGGCGCCCTCGGGCGCTTTGAGGACGGGGAGCTCTGCATCTGCGACGGCGAGAAGGGTGTGGTCCTGGCCGCCCCGGACGAAAACGCCCTCCAGGCTGTGCGGGACCGTCTTGCCGGGATCTCTGCGGACCGGGCCGGCCTCGCGGCCTTGGCCGCCCGCCGCACCGCCACCCGCGACGGCAAACCGATCGGGCTATGGGGCAACATCGCCGGCCCGGCCGACATCCAGGCCATTCTCGACGCAGGGGGAACCGGGGTCGGCATGTTCCGCACCGAGTTCGTCTTCGTGGGGGACGAGGCGCCCTCGGAGGAGCGGCAGGCCTACATCTACGAGGACATCCTGAGCCGCGTGCCCGGCCCCGTGGTGATGCGGACGCTCGAGGCGGGCGGCGACAAGACCATCCCCTACCTTGCCGGGGAGGCGGAAGAAAACCCCAACCTGGGCTGGCAGGGCCTGCGCATGTGCCTGGACATCCCGGACCTCTTCCTCACTCAGCTGCGGGCTATGATCAGGGCGTCGCGCGCAGGAGAGCTGTGGATCATGTTCCCCTTCGTCTCGGCGCTCTGGGAACTGCGCGAATGCCGCAGACTGGTGGCGGAAGCCGATGCGGCGGTCCGCCGGGACGGGGTCCGGCCCGGGGACTACAAAGTCGGCATCATGGTGGAGGTGCCCTCGGCGGCCGTGATGGCGAAGGAGTACCTGCGGGATTTCGACTTCTGCTCCATCGGCACCAACGACCTGACCCAGTTCACCCTGGCGGCCGACCGCATGAACCCCAAGGTCGCGCGCTGGTACGACCCGTTCCACCCGGCGGTGCTGCGCCTCATCGCCCTGACGGCGCACGCTGCGGAGCGGGCCGGGAAACCCATTGGCATGGCCGGGGACATGGCCAGCAACCCTCTGGCCATCCCCGTGCTCATCGGGCTTGGTTTCAGCTCCCTTTCGGCCACGGCGCCGCGCATCCCGGAGGTGAAGAAAACGATCCTAACGGTTGACAGCGAGGAGGCCAGACACCTGGCCCGCTCTGTCCTCGCCCTGGAGGATGCCGATCAGGTGAAGGCCTGCCTGCGGGGGGAGGCCGTCAAAGGAGCCCGTGATGCTGCATCGAGCGGCGCAGATGCACCGCCCGCGCAGTCAAGATGA
- a CDS encoding ArnT family glycosyltransferase: MFMWDEAEYASISRSVLNGEGFSICGQPNPLRPPVLPLAGAAAALLAGNPADHILKVAILLFALGALFIVYLVTSAASNRMTALAAAAFLGMMPAFWQHTSYFLSEVPFLLFFSGAVLFFYLGLHRKATYLYASWICFALALLTRYTALLFGPLVIIFLILAWLSPVKAGREHILNRHFFISPFAGIVLLLPWLLRQQFTFGNALVGFQIASGQLSAYLPGTTMPWWFYPACLPEMLSWPILLLTIPGLLCIYREKSGLGLHAVVTILFFLLWFSAFRYKEPRLITGMLPLMSIPAALGLREAQHRLTFLFRQPQTRRALFTVLAGAILLFTLILNYRATIPTIKTTVALGYPVFTQAMERLQAVSTPSDLVMGPNTPQICWYANRNSIDFPEREKFKEDLKKVSWVVITNFERGQKPYANDLLKTIRQKDLDDHNVFVFRDSRFFTVLIKSEILRHRI; the protein is encoded by the coding sequence ATGTTTATGTGGGATGAGGCCGAATACGCCTCCATCAGCAGATCTGTGCTGAACGGGGAAGGCTTTTCGATCTGCGGGCAACCCAACCCTCTCCGTCCTCCGGTCCTTCCCCTGGCGGGGGCCGCCGCGGCGCTTCTGGCAGGAAATCCAGCAGATCACATCCTCAAGGTCGCCATCCTCCTCTTTGCACTGGGCGCGCTCTTCATTGTCTACCTCGTCACATCTGCAGCATCGAATCGGATGACCGCCCTTGCCGCCGCAGCGTTCCTCGGCATGATGCCGGCATTCTGGCAACACACGTCCTATTTCCTTTCGGAAGTCCCGTTTCTGCTTTTTTTTTCAGGAGCAGTCCTTTTCTTTTACCTCGGGCTCCACAGGAAGGCAACTTATCTCTATGCAAGCTGGATCTGCTTCGCCTTGGCCCTCCTCACACGCTACACGGCCCTGCTGTTCGGCCCCCTGGTGATCATCTTCCTCATCCTGGCATGGCTGTCGCCTGTAAAGGCCGGCCGGGAGCACATCCTGAACCGGCATTTCTTTATCAGCCCCTTTGCCGGCATAGTCCTCCTCCTACCCTGGCTCCTGCGCCAGCAGTTCACTTTCGGTAACGCCCTTGTAGGATTTCAGATCGCCTCGGGGCAACTGAGCGCATACCTGCCTGGGACGACTATGCCGTGGTGGTTTTATCCAGCCTGTCTGCCCGAGATGCTTTCATGGCCCATCCTTTTACTGACCATTCCAGGTCTCCTCTGCATCTACCGCGAAAAGAGCGGACTGGGACTGCATGCCGTCGTCACAATCCTTTTTTTCCTCCTGTGGTTCAGCGCCTTCCGATACAAAGAACCGCGCCTCATAACCGGCATGCTGCCTCTTATGAGCATCCCCGCGGCCCTTGGGCTTCGGGAGGCGCAGCATCGGCTTACCTTTCTTTTCAGGCAACCCCAGACGAGGAGAGCCTTGTTCACCGTCCTTGCCGGCGCAATCCTGCTTTTCACGCTGATCTTGAATTACCGTGCAACCATCCCCACGATAAAAACCACCGTTGCTCTCGGCTACCCCGTGTTCACCCAGGCGATGGAGCGTTTGCAGGCCGTCAGCACACCGTCGGATCTCGTCATGGGGCCTAACACGCCTCAGATCTGCTGGTACGCAAACCGCAACTCCATTGATTTTCCTGAACGGGAAAAGTTCAAGGAGGACCTGAAGAAGGTTTCCTGGGTCGTCATTACAAACTTCGAACGCGGTCAGAAACCTTATGCGAATGATTTATTGAAAACAATCAGACAAAAGGATTTAGATGATCACAACGTCTTCGTCTTCAGAGACAGCCGCTTCTTCACGGTGCTGATCAAGAGCGAAATTCTGAGGCACCGCATTTAA
- a CDS encoding glycosyltransferase, whose protein sequence is MAQDRTATLVLLSYNERDNLASLLKNIPFEVFEQVLAIDAGSTDGTLELYREWGIPCVIQSKAGRGNAFTLAERLLKTEYAVFFSTDGNENPADLPRILEYLREGNDLVIAGRYLLPGSKTDDSDDPFLLRKTAGILGSLIVRVLWQTGVRDCINGLRGFKVTSLIRLKLDAEWHEIELQSTIRAAKLGMRIKEFGTAEQLRIKGVHKESANTSTLLLSLGRMLLREIIVGKKFGQKGPRSTENVPFS, encoded by the coding sequence TTGGCACAAGATCGCACAGCGACACTCGTTCTCCTCTCCTACAACGAACGGGACAACCTTGCCAGCCTCCTGAAAAACATTCCGTTTGAAGTCTTTGAGCAGGTGCTGGCGATCGACGCGGGATCCACGGATGGGACGCTGGAACTTTACCGGGAGTGGGGCATCCCCTGCGTCATCCAGTCGAAGGCCGGGCGCGGCAATGCCTTCACCCTGGCCGAGCGATTGCTCAAAACCGAATATGCCGTCTTTTTCAGCACCGACGGGAACGAAAACCCCGCAGATCTCCCACGGATACTGGAATACTTGAGAGAGGGAAACGATCTCGTCATCGCAGGCCGCTATCTCCTTCCGGGTTCAAAAACCGATGACAGCGACGATCCTTTCCTTTTGAGGAAAACGGCCGGCATCCTGGGCAGCCTCATAGTAAGAGTTTTATGGCAAACGGGCGTGCGTGACTGCATCAACGGCCTGAGGGGATTCAAGGTCACATCCCTGATACGGTTGAAACTTGACGCGGAATGGCACGAAATTGAGCTACAAAGCACGATCCGGGCTGCCAAACTCGGCATGCGAATCAAGGAATTCGGGACCGCAGAGCAACTCAGGATCAAAGGAGTGCACAAGGAGAGCGCCAACACGTCAACGCTGCTTCTGAGCCTGGGACGCATGCTCCTGCGGGAAATCATCGTAGGGAAAAAATTCGGCCAAAAAGGACCTCGATCCACAGAAAATGTCCCCTTTTCTTAA
- a CDS encoding YMGG-like glycine zipper-containing protein, translating into MTTREQRLLSGGAIGAGSGAVISIISGGSVGGGAAIGAAAGALGGLIYDESKKRDNR; encoded by the coding sequence ATGACGACGAGGGAGCAGAGGCTGCTCAGCGGCGGCGCCATTGGGGCCGGTTCCGGAGCGGTCATCTCTATTATCTCCGGTGGAAGCGTAGGCGGGGGGGCCGCTATAGGAGCGGCCGCCGGGGCTCTCGGGGGCCTGATATACGATGAATCCAAGAAGAGAGATAACAGATAA
- a CDS encoding LysE family translocator → MLYFLTFGTLLGLSAGFAPGPLLTLVITETLRHDIKSGIKVALAPILTDFPIIILTLFFLSKLNDFHTILGLISIAGGLFILTMAYESIRIKGIDLDSRDSETNSFTKGILANALNPHPYLFWFSVGAPTMVAAMQKNIIALLAFIVSFYVFLLGSKILLAVLTGKSKSFLTGKAYLYIMRFLGMALGALAVALFYNGLKLMEIIKA, encoded by the coding sequence ATGCTTTATTTTTTGACATTTGGGACATTATTGGGTTTGTCTGCGGGTTTCGCACCAGGACCGCTTTTGACTCTTGTTATTACAGAAACACTTCGACATGATATCAAATCCGGTATTAAAGTAGCGCTAGCACCGATCTTAACGGATTTTCCAATCATTATCTTGACGCTTTTTTTCTTATCAAAATTAAATGATTTTCACACTATTTTAGGTTTGATTTCCATCGCGGGCGGTCTGTTTATTTTAACCATGGCCTATGAAAGCATTCGCATAAAGGGAATTGATCTTGATTCCAGAGATTCAGAGACGAATTCATTCACCAAAGGGATTTTGGCGAACGCTTTAAACCCTCATCCGTATTTGTTCTGGTTCAGCGTCGGCGCCCCGACCATGGTCGCAGCGATGCAGAAAAACATCATCGCACTGTTAGCCTTCATTGTCAGTTTTTATGTTTTTCTCCTGGGATCAAAGATCCTGTTGGCTGTGTTGACTGGAAAATCAAAATCCTTCCTGACCGGCAAAGCATACCTTTACATCATGCGCTTCCTTGGAATGGCACTGGGAGCCTTGGCAGTCGCTCTTTTTTACAACGGGCTGAAACTCATGGAAATAATCAAAGCCTAG
- a CDS encoding cold-shock protein has protein sequence MANGTVKWFNDQKGFGFIEQENGPDVFVHHSAINASGFKSLSEGARVTFDIEQGAKGPSAVNVTAV, from the coding sequence ATGGCAAATGGAACCGTTAAATGGTTTAACGACCAAAAAGGGTTTGGATTCATCGAGCAGGAAAACGGCCCGGATGTGTTTGTGCATCACAGCGCAATCAATGCGAGCGGGTTTAAATCCCTCAGCGAAGGTGCACGCGTTACCTTTGACATTGAGCAGGGAGCAAAAGGACCAAGCGCAGTCAATGTGACCGCTGTATAA
- a CDS encoding AbrB/MazE/SpoVT family DNA-binding domain-containing protein, producing MRVTTKGQVTIPEHIRDKLGITPSTEVDFVEEGGRVYLVKKQGSRPCTRKFRTLRGAATVRMTTDEIMSLTRSDE from the coding sequence ATGAGAGTCACCACCAAAGGCCAGGTGACCATCCCGGAGCACATCCGCGACAAACTGGGCATAACGCCGTCCACCGAAGTCGATTTCGTTGAGGAAGGCGGCCGCGTTTACCTCGTGAAAAAGCAAGGGAGCAGGCCCTGCACCCGGAAATTCAGGACATTGCGCGGCGCAGCGACCGTCAGGATGACCACCGATGAGATCATGTCACTGACGAGGTCGGACGAGTGA